One genomic window of Nicotiana sylvestris chromosome 10, ASM39365v2, whole genome shotgun sequence includes the following:
- the LOC104234730 gene encoding uncharacterized protein isoform X2, with protein sequence MAVAAHNEDANVALVGHTYLVKVTLSNGTSFTAYTYAGELPSCAFGFNSHGVAFTLNSVPPCEEEIVAGAIGRNFVSRDLLEANSIEDALARIHSSEASVGHSYNLIDTRARRILNVETASRNRISVHEVGETPFFHANMYLHLQVKQAQDENSLSRQTRASSLAKESKNDFLALVGDRNAKKYPIYMTGPLLYTLCTAVIDLDEKTLSIIEGNPKEKQESYVFPLS encoded by the exons ATGGCTGTGGCTGCTCATAATGAGGATGCAAATGTTGCTCTTGTTGGACACAC TTATTTGGTTAAGGTGACATTGTCTAATGGAACATCATTCACTGCTTACACATATGCTGGAGAACTTCCAAGTTGTGCCTTTGGATTTAATAGTCATGGAGTG GCATTTACTTTAAACTCAGTACCACCATGTGAGGAAGAGATAGTAGCTGGTGCCATTGGCAGAAACTTCGTGTCCAGAGACCTACTTGAAGCAAATAGCATTGAGGATGCTCTGGCT AGGATCCATTCGTCAGAGGCTTCAGTAGGGCACAGCTATAACTTGATAGACACAAGAGCTCGGAGGATTTTGAACGTTGAGACTGCATCAAGAAATCGAATTTCAGTTCATGAAGTCGGAGAAACTCCATTTTTCCATGCCAACATGTATCTGCATCTTCAAGTAAAGCAG GCACAAGACGAGAACTCCTTGAGCAGGCAAACAAGAGCATCTTCTTTGGCAAAGGAATCAAAAAATGATTTCTTAGCACTTGTTGGGGACAGGAATGCTAAGAAGTATCCTATTTACATGACAG GTCCATTGCTATACACACTGTGCACAGCTGTGATAGATTTGGATGAGAAAACGTTATCAATTATAGAAGGGAACCCAAAGGAGAAACAAGAATCCTATGTCTTCCCATTGTCCTAA
- the LOC104234730 gene encoding uncharacterized protein isoform X1 → MIDLKIRRHQHKLVLSHTHRHTLTMGSTSKETNKLEMHEFGPCENAFQIGFLIGQRFSKQIRSRLSNDLILQNQLLPFAQFPNSQPLIHTLSETNKNKFPNYWNELKGIAEGSGVPFLNILLLNFRKEILPFIPKTESNLKEDEISADCSSILVVNNSMAVAAHNEDANVALVGHTYLVKVTLSNGTSFTAYTYAGELPSCAFGFNSHGVAFTLNSVPPCEEEIVAGAIGRNFVSRDLLEANSIEDALARIHSSEASVGHSYNLIDTRARRILNVETASRNRISVHEVGETPFFHANMYLHLQVKQAQDENSLSRQTRASSLAKESKNDFLALVGDRNAKKYPIYMTGPLLYTLCTAVIDLDEKTLSIIEGNPKEKQESYVFPLS, encoded by the exons ATGATTGACTTGAAGATAAGACGCCATCAGCATAAACTAGTCCTTAGTcacacacacagacacacactAACCATGGGAAGCACAAGTAAGGAAACCAACAAGTTAGAGATGCATGAATTTGGCCCTTGTGAAAATGCATTCCAAATTGGCTTCTTGATAGGTCAAAGATTCTCAAAACAGATACGCAGCAGATTATCTAATGACCTTATTCTTCAAAACCAGCTCCTCCCTTTTGCTCAGTTCCCAAATTCCCAGCCACTCATTCATACTTTATCTGAAACTAATAAGAACAAGTTTCCCAATTACtggaatgaactcaaaggaattgCTGAAGGAAGTGGCGTCCCATTTCTCAAT ATTTTACTATTGAACTTTAGGAAAGAGATATTGCCTTTCATTCCAAAGACAGAAAGTAATCTGAAGGAAGATGAAATTAGTGCTGACTGTTCATCTATTCTTGTTGTTAACAACTCCATGGCTGTGGCTGCTCATAATGAGGATGCAAATGTTGCTCTTGTTGGACACAC TTATTTGGTTAAGGTGACATTGTCTAATGGAACATCATTCACTGCTTACACATATGCTGGAGAACTTCCAAGTTGTGCCTTTGGATTTAATAGTCATGGAGTG GCATTTACTTTAAACTCAGTACCACCATGTGAGGAAGAGATAGTAGCTGGTGCCATTGGCAGAAACTTCGTGTCCAGAGACCTACTTGAAGCAAATAGCATTGAGGATGCTCTGGCT AGGATCCATTCGTCAGAGGCTTCAGTAGGGCACAGCTATAACTTGATAGACACAAGAGCTCGGAGGATTTTGAACGTTGAGACTGCATCAAGAAATCGAATTTCAGTTCATGAAGTCGGAGAAACTCCATTTTTCCATGCCAACATGTATCTGCATCTTCAAGTAAAGCAG GCACAAGACGAGAACTCCTTGAGCAGGCAAACAAGAGCATCTTCTTTGGCAAAGGAATCAAAAAATGATTTCTTAGCACTTGTTGGGGACAGGAATGCTAAGAAGTATCCTATTTACATGACAG GTCCATTGCTATACACACTGTGCACAGCTGTGATAGATTTGGATGAGAAAACGTTATCAATTATAGAAGGGAACCCAAAGGAGAAACAAGAATCCTATGTCTTCCCATTGTCCTAA